Sequence from the Ectothiorhodospira sp. BSL-9 genome:
TGCGGTCCAGACTCTCCATTTCGCCCCTGCCCATGGGCGGAGAGCGATCGGTGAAAAAGGCCTGGCTGGCTCACCGGATATGGCCGGTTGGCGGGCTTGGCTGCTGCGCTTTGAGTTATTGAATAAGAATTATGTGCGTTATGTTAGTCCTTCGCGAGTCTGGTTGTCATTGATATTGCCCAAGTCGATGACTACCACCCGACCGTGCCCGGCCCGCCCTTGAAGGGCCCCTGGATCTCGGCGGTGATCCAGCCGCCGTAAAAGCTTCCCTGCTGCGCCTGCACCTGCTCACCGTCCACGTAACAGGCCTCAACCCGACCTGCATAGAAGGAGATATATCCAGCAATATCAGAATGTGAGTCCGTGGGGTGTTCATAGGCCCAGCACACGTCACGGATCGTTCCGCCCGATGTGTGCAGGTTCCAGTATCGGGCCCGCCCCTTGAATTCGCAGTAGGTGCTTGTGTCGCTGGGTTCCAGCCGTGACCAGTCGACGCTGTCCGGGGGCAGGTAGTAGCAGGGCGGGTGGGATGTCTCCAGCACCCGAAAGGCCTGCCGGGTTTCGGCCAGCACCTGCCCGTCATGGACGACCTTCAAGTGGCGCTGCACCGGCTCCACACGGGGTGGGCGCGGATAGTCCCACACGGATTCCTGGGGGTGGCTCGTGGTCATGGTGGTCTCCTCACTTCATCGCCAGCGGGTGCAGATTTGGAGTGTCCGCCAGTCTCCTGGGTTCCTCCGTGTGGATTTCCAGGGTCGCGGTTCAATAAGAACTGGCGGGTGGTCGTTGACGTGGGTCAAGTCACAGTTTAACGTCTGTTGACAGAACCCATGGTTGTAAGGAGTCCGCTGTGAGTGCCCTTCCTGATATGACCCAGCACGACATGGCCCAGCCGGAGATCAGCCCTCAATCCCTGCGTCAGCGTTACCAGGCGGTACGGGATCACAGCGTCGCGCTGGCAGCACCGTTGTCCGCGGAGGACATGACGGTGCAGACCATGGCCGATGTGAGCCCCACCAAGTGGCATCTGGCCCATACCACCTGGTTTTTCGAGAATTTCATCCTGCATCCCCACGCGAAGGGTTATCACCGATTCAACGAACGTTACGGCTACCTGTTCAACTCCTACTACTACACTGTGGGCCAGATGCACCCCCGCCCGCAGCGTGGGCAGATCACGCGCCCCGGCGTCGACCAGGTCATGGCTTATCGCGCCCATGTGGATGAACATCTGCTGAACCTGCTGGATGAACGTGGCGACGATCCGGAGTTGGCCCAGCTGGTCACGCTGGGGCTGAACCATGAGCAGCAGCACCAGGAACTGATCCTCACGGATATCAAGCATGTGCTGGCTGCCAATCCACTGTGTCCTGCCTACCGGGATGGCCCGCTTTCCAAGGGGGTATCCTTAGCACCCCTGGAGTTTTTGCCGGGGTCCAGGGAACTGGTGGAC
This genomic interval carries:
- a CDS encoding DUF427 domain-containing protein, producing the protein MTTSHPQESVWDYPRPPRVEPVQRHLKVVHDGQVLAETRQAFRVLETSHPPCYYLPPDSVDWSRLEPSDTSTYCEFKGRARYWNLHTSGGTIRDVCWAYEHPTDSHSDIAGYISFYAGRVEACYVDGEQVQAQQGSFYGGWITAEIQGPFKGGPGTVGW